From Triticum aestivum cultivar Chinese Spring chromosome 4A, IWGSC CS RefSeq v2.1, whole genome shotgun sequence, a single genomic window includes:
- the LOC123087486 gene encoding probable carbohydrate esterase At4g34215 yields MQPAAAPAMPSILLLLALLAATAVGAGAGRTPTLVFILAGQSNMGGRGGATLNNRWDGVVPRECAPSPRTLRLSPALRWEEAREPLHSGIDVGNVLGVGPGMPFAHALLRAPACPKGAVVGLVPCAQGGTPIANWSRGSHLYDRMLTRARAAVAGANGKGRIAAMLWFQGETDTIRREDALAYTGRMEALIRDVRRDLGIPNLLVIQVGIATGQGKFVDLVRKAQRAVRAPNLRYVDAMGLPVANDFTHLTTAAQVRLGKMLADAYVATLH; encoded by the exons ATGCAACCAGCTGCGGCGCCGGCAATGCCGTCCATCCTGCTGCTGCTCGCCCTGCTCGCGGCCACGGCCGTGGGCGCCGGAGCTGGGAGGACGCCGACGCTGGTGTTCATCCTGGCGGGCCAGTCCAACATGGGCGGCCGGGGCGGTGCCACCCTCAACAACCGCTGGGACGGCGTGGTGCCGCGGGAGTGCGCCCCCTCGCCGCGCACGCTCCGCCTCTCCCCCGCCCTGCGCTGGGAGGAGGCCCGGGAGCCGCTGCACTCCGGCATCGACGTGGGCAACGTGCTGGGGGTCGGCCCGGGCATGCCGTTCGCGCACGCGCTGCTCCGCGCCCCGGCGTGCCCCAAGGGCGCCGTCGTGGGCCTCGTCCCCTGCGCGCAGGGCGGCACCCCCATCGCCAACTGGTCCCGCGGCTCCCACCTCTACGACCGCATGCtcacccgcgcccgcgccgccgtcgccggggCCAATGGCAAGGGCAGGATCGCGGCCATGCTCTGGTTCCAGGGCGAGACCGACACCATCCGGCGCGAGGACGCGCTGGCCTACACGGGGCGGATGGAGGCTCTGATCCGGGATGTCCGGCGGGACCTCGGCATTCCAAACCTCCTCGTCATCCAG GTCGGGATCGCGACGGGGCAGGGCAAGTTCGTGGATCTGGTGCGGAAGGCGCAGCGGGCGGTGCGGGCGCCCAACCTCAGGTACGTGGACGCCATGGGCCTCCCCGTCGCCAACGACTTCACGCACCTCACCACCGCGGCGCAGGTCCGGCTCGGCAAGATGCTCGCCGACGCCTACGTCGCCACGCTCCACTGA